From the Streptomyces sp. Tu 2975 genome, one window contains:
- a CDS encoding EAL domain-containing protein: MSGTSEGQGPAGVAVPGSIRPSVTERHNFGRTSSELRDYRAAFNAAQLAMAVVDHQGLVISANEALAALLGTRPVDLRDLYAADLIDLASDARTWHAYREVLRGRRSRFRCTRRLKHPDGRALWAEVTVTPVPDNGTVLLSVADISDRRELRARLRHLQMHDPVTRLPNRALFFERLTAALESSPYDQGSSGRIGLCYLDLDGFKAVNDTLGHRVGDRLLAAVATRLAECADAGGSARGGGHLVARLGGDEFAILVEDSTGTEQVADLARSVLAALQEPFDLAGQRLSVSASIGVVERAVSGTSATGLMQAADTTLYWAKEDGKSRWTLFDPERNAHRMTRQALSSMLRPAVERGEFTLEYQPLVGMADGVTRGVEALVRWNHPQFGTLTPNRFVAIAEEDGSIVQLGQWVLRTACRQARQWQLDHPDVPPLFVSVNVAVRQVWDSDLVADVAEILAETGLPAHLLQLELTESAVMGSAGRPLQALQALSDMGVHIAIDDFGTGYSNLAYLSRLPVSVLKLDGTFVRGFQDEAHANPADETIVQALVELAHRLGLTVTAECVETSGQASRLRRIGCDTGQGWLYSRAVGPDRIAEMLGAGPCHQPATAPG; this comes from the coding sequence GTGAGCGGAACCTCCGAAGGACAAGGGCCCGCGGGCGTCGCAGTCCCCGGAAGCATCCGACCCTCGGTCACGGAGCGTCACAACTTCGGCCGGACGTCGTCCGAACTGCGTGACTACCGGGCCGCCTTCAACGCGGCACAACTGGCCATGGCCGTCGTCGACCACCAGGGCCTGGTGATCAGCGCCAACGAGGCGCTCGCAGCGCTGCTGGGCACCCGGCCCGTGGACCTGCGCGACCTGTACGCGGCCGACCTCATCGACCTCGCCTCCGACGCCCGCACCTGGCACGCGTACCGCGAGGTGCTGCGCGGCCGCCGCTCGCGGTTCCGCTGCACCCGCCGCCTCAAGCACCCGGACGGGCGGGCGCTGTGGGCAGAGGTGACCGTCACGCCCGTCCCCGACAACGGCACCGTGCTGCTGTCCGTCGCGGACATCAGCGACCGGCGCGAACTGCGGGCCAGACTGCGGCACCTCCAGATGCACGACCCGGTGACGCGGCTGCCCAACCGGGCGCTGTTCTTCGAGCGGCTGACCGCCGCGCTGGAGTCCTCCCCCTACGACCAGGGATCCAGCGGCCGGATCGGCCTGTGCTACCTCGACCTCGACGGCTTCAAGGCCGTCAACGACACCCTCGGGCACCGCGTCGGCGACCGGCTGCTCGCCGCCGTCGCCACCCGGCTGGCCGAGTGCGCGGACGCGGGCGGCTCCGCGCGCGGCGGCGGCCATCTGGTCGCCCGGCTCGGCGGCGACGAGTTCGCGATCCTCGTCGAGGACTCCACCGGCACGGAGCAGGTCGCCGACCTCGCCAGGTCCGTACTGGCCGCGCTCCAGGAACCGTTCGACCTGGCGGGCCAGCGGCTGTCGGTGTCCGCGTCGATCGGTGTGGTGGAGCGGGCGGTGTCGGGGACGAGCGCGACAGGCCTGATGCAGGCCGCGGACACGACGCTGTACTGGGCGAAGGAGGACGGCAAGTCCCGCTGGACGCTCTTCGACCCGGAACGCAACGCGCACCGGATGACCCGGCAGGCGCTCTCGTCGATGCTGCGTCCGGCCGTGGAACGCGGGGAGTTCACCCTCGAGTACCAGCCGCTGGTGGGCATGGCCGACGGGGTGACCCGGGGTGTGGAGGCGCTGGTGCGCTGGAACCACCCGCAGTTCGGCACGCTCACGCCGAATCGGTTCGTCGCGATCGCCGAGGAGGACGGCTCGATCGTGCAGCTGGGGCAGTGGGTGCTGCGCACGGCGTGCCGGCAGGCCAGGCAGTGGCAGCTCGACCACCCGGACGTCCCGCCGCTGTTCGTCAGCGTCAACGTCGCCGTCCGGCAGGTCTGGGACTCCGACCTGGTCGCCGACGTCGCCGAGATCCTCGCGGAGACGGGCCTGCCCGCGCATCTGCTGCAGTTGGAGCTCACCGAGTCCGCGGTGATGGGCTCGGCGGGCCGACCGCTCCAGGCGCTCCAGGCGCTGAGCGACATGGGCGTGCACATCGCCATCGACGACTTCGGTACCGGCTACTCCAACCTCGCGTATCTGAGTCGGCTGCCCGTTTCCGTACTGAAGCTCGACGGAACGTTTGTCCGCGGCTTCCAGGACGAGGCACACGCCAACCCGGCCGACGAGACGATCGTCCAGGCCTTGGTGGAACTGGCCCACCGGCTGGGCCTGACCGTCACCGCGGAGTGTGTGGAGACCTCGGGCCAGGCCTCCCGGCTGCGCCGGATCGGCTGCGACACGGGCCAGGGCTGGCTCTACTCACGCGCGGTCGGCCCGGACCGCATCGCGGAGATGCTGGGCGCGGGACCCTGCCATCAGCCCGCGACGGCGCCCGGCTGA
- a CDS encoding M6 family metalloprotease domain-containing protein, with amino-acid sequence MAFAATSLVAGPAVADTVGGPCALPRTAAHHSLGLDTWNAAYTRPATGLDAVMIFLSFPDSEPMNAPHELAADHFPATSDFFRRASYGKFSLRADPLTEWLPMPRPSVAYGIQRDWEPEKRAAYLRDAIGVADREVDFSEYDIVYLVADPDAPGVDSDATKVVNFDRPLSADGTDIRRVVTVFERHPPDRNVLAHETGHVFDLPDLYHRPVDGNGDWDTHVGDWDVMGSQFGLAPDLFGWHKWKLGWLSRQEVRCVSAERGGGMVTLEPVAAAPVGGGSIGTRLAVVRTGPDSALAIEARGATGNDTYTCTEGVLLYRVRAETASGAGPVEVVDTHPDTEACWEESVYPPLADAPLGVGETFTMPGPPGGRARVEVAERTQTGAWTVKITTA; translated from the coding sequence ATGGCGTTCGCGGCCACCTCCCTCGTGGCCGGCCCGGCCGTCGCCGACACCGTGGGCGGCCCCTGCGCACTGCCCCGGACCGCGGCCCACCACTCGCTGGGCCTCGACACCTGGAACGCCGCGTACACCAGGCCGGCCACCGGCCTCGACGCGGTGATGATCTTCCTGTCGTTCCCGGACTCCGAGCCGATGAACGCCCCCCACGAGCTCGCCGCCGACCACTTCCCCGCCACCAGCGACTTCTTCCGGCGCGCCTCGTACGGGAAGTTCTCGCTGCGCGCCGATCCGCTGACCGAGTGGCTGCCGATGCCCAGGCCCTCCGTCGCCTACGGGATACAGCGCGACTGGGAACCCGAGAAGCGCGCCGCCTATCTGCGGGACGCGATCGGCGTGGCCGACCGTGAGGTCGACTTCTCCGAGTACGACATCGTCTACCTGGTCGCCGACCCCGACGCGCCCGGCGTCGACTCCGACGCGACCAAGGTCGTCAACTTCGACCGGCCGCTGAGCGCCGACGGTACCGACATCCGGCGCGTGGTCACCGTCTTCGAACGCCACCCGCCGGACCGCAACGTGCTCGCCCACGAGACCGGCCATGTCTTCGACCTGCCTGACCTCTACCACCGGCCCGTCGACGGCAACGGCGACTGGGACACCCACGTCGGGGACTGGGACGTCATGGGCAGCCAGTTCGGACTCGCCCCCGACCTGTTCGGCTGGCACAAGTGGAAGCTCGGCTGGCTGAGCCGGCAGGAGGTGCGGTGCGTCTCCGCGGAGCGCGGCGGCGGCATGGTGACCCTCGAACCCGTGGCGGCCGCACCCGTGGGCGGCGGGAGTATCGGCACGCGGCTGGCGGTCGTCCGCACCGGACCCGACAGCGCGCTCGCGATCGAGGCCCGCGGCGCCACCGGCAACGACACCTACACCTGCACGGAGGGTGTCCTCCTCTACCGGGTGCGGGCCGAGACGGCGTCCGGCGCCGGGCCCGTCGAGGTCGTCGACACCCATCCGGACACGGAGGCGTGCTGGGAGGAGTCGGTCTATCCGCCGCTCGCGGACGCGCCCCTGGGGGTCGGTGAGACCTTCACCATGCCGGGGCCGCCGGGCGGACGGGCACGGGTGGAGGTCGCGGAAAGGACCCAGACAGGGGCGTGGACGGTGAAGATCACCACTGCCTAG
- a CDS encoding bifunctional DNA primase/polymerase, giving the protein MTAWLRDPSLLTHVAVDEEDRAAARVTPPGAGWLASAETYPRSALAQWEARPTAPAVLPCGTVFDVVTVPSIFGRRMLDRLWAEGPGSGPVAVHRGRMMLFAAPGTAQRLPSLLDWEEWGDSVPPLLCHGTGDAVTVPPLIPAKTASEPRWVVAPDTRRPWLPGPEVLLWACVRAVRAKVSAGVRVSIFPPADQDAKVYDVSRRR; this is encoded by the coding sequence ATGACCGCATGGCTTCGAGACCCATCCCTGCTGACGCACGTGGCTGTCGACGAGGAGGACCGTGCCGCGGCCCGCGTGACGCCGCCCGGTGCCGGCTGGCTCGCCTCGGCGGAGACGTATCCGCGGTCAGCGCTGGCCCAGTGGGAGGCGCGGCCGACCGCTCCGGCCGTACTGCCCTGCGGCACGGTGTTCGACGTGGTGACCGTGCCCTCGATCTTCGGACGGCGGATGCTGGACCGGCTGTGGGCCGAGGGCCCCGGGTCCGGGCCCGTCGCTGTGCACCGGGGCCGGATGATGTTGTTCGCCGCGCCCGGCACGGCCCAGCGGCTGCCGTCGCTGCTCGACTGGGAGGAGTGGGGCGACTCCGTCCCGCCGCTGTTGTGCCACGGCACCGGCGATGCCGTCACCGTCCCGCCGCTGATCCCCGCGAAGACCGCCTCCGAGCCGCGCTGGGTGGTCGCCCCGGACACCCGCCGGCCCTGGCTCCCGGGCCCGGAGGTTCTGCTGTGGGCGTGCGTCCGGGCGGTCCGCGCGAAGGTCTCCGCGGGGGTGCGGGTATCGATTTTTCCTCCCGCCGATCAGGATGCTAAGGTCTACGACGTCAGCAGGCGCCGCTAG